Proteins from one Arthrobacter sp. DNA4 genomic window:
- a CDS encoding acyl-CoA thioesterase, with product MTETGRPNSVTLRFLAAPTDVGHSGSVDAGTVLEWVDKAAYAAAVGWAKSYCVTAYVGNIHFADPVNSGDMVEVEATIVYTGRSSMHIHTVVSSGDPKGGPATMRSQCMVIFVAVGADGKPIPVQQFEPATPAEIEQRDHALARIKVREQIVEAMNRQEYTDAGTAERVTLRFMAAPTDVNWGGKVHGGIVMKWIDEAAYVCASRYCGRDTVAVFSGGVRFYRPLLIGHVVEVEARLVYTGTKGMHIAVHVRSGDPKGRELNLTTYCLTVMVARDDDGNSVPVPAWVPVSEEDKRLHAHARELLEIRGTAPGNRLPNHLLAPGGPAGSAPSRSGSEGS from the coding sequence ATGACTGAGACCGGCCGTCCCAACTCCGTAACCCTCCGCTTCCTCGCCGCTCCCACCGACGTTGGGCACAGCGGCTCGGTGGATGCCGGCACGGTGCTCGAGTGGGTGGACAAGGCCGCCTACGCCGCAGCGGTGGGGTGGGCCAAGTCCTACTGCGTAACCGCCTATGTGGGAAACATCCACTTCGCCGATCCCGTCAACAGCGGGGACATGGTGGAGGTGGAAGCGACCATCGTCTATACCGGCCGGTCCTCCATGCACATCCACACCGTGGTCTCTTCCGGGGATCCGAAAGGCGGCCCGGCCACGATGCGCAGCCAGTGCATGGTGATCTTCGTGGCGGTCGGGGCGGACGGCAAGCCCATCCCGGTGCAGCAGTTTGAACCAGCCACCCCTGCCGAGATCGAGCAACGGGACCACGCACTGGCCCGGATCAAGGTCCGCGAGCAGATTGTGGAAGCTATGAACCGGCAGGAATATACGGACGCGGGCACGGCCGAACGCGTGACGCTGCGGTTCATGGCCGCCCCGACTGACGTGAACTGGGGCGGCAAGGTCCACGGCGGCATCGTCATGAAGTGGATCGACGAAGCCGCGTACGTCTGCGCCTCCCGCTACTGTGGCCGGGACACCGTGGCGGTCTTCTCCGGCGGCGTGCGCTTCTACCGGCCCCTGCTGATTGGCCACGTTGTGGAGGTGGAGGCACGGCTGGTGTACACGGGGACCAAAGGCATGCACATCGCGGTCCACGTCCGTTCCGGCGATCCCAAGGGCCGGGAGTTGAACCTCACCACCTATTGCCTCACCGTGATGGTGGCGCGCGACGACGACGGGAACTCGGTGCCCGTCCCGGCATGGGTGCCGGTCAGCGAGGAAGACAAGCGGCTCCACGCCCATGCCCGCGAACTCCTCGAAATCCGGGGCACGGCACCGGGGAACCGCCTGCCGAACCACCTTCTCGCCCCAGGGGGACCTGCCGGCAGCGCCCCGTCCCGCTCCGGGAGCGAAGGCTCCTAG
- a CDS encoding MATE family efflux transporter, whose amino-acid sequence MPQQPALAAAAGTRAPAREILRLAVPAFGALVAEPLFLLADSAIVGHLGVAQLAGVGLASAVLQTAVGLMVFLAYSTTPAVARAIGEGQLGKALAAGRDGVWLAALLGVLLAVAGFAAAEPLIDLLGAEGSARTFAIDYFRWSMPGLVAMLLIFAGTGVLRGLQDTRTPLVVATAGFGVNIVLNLWLVYGLGLSVVSSAIGTSVAQWAMAAVYVVMVRRNAVRHGVSLLPSWRGIRSMTRVGSWLMLRTLSLRAAILATVLVVTAQGEVNLAAHQLAMTIFSFLAFALDALAIAAQALIGKELGASNAGRARLLTGTMIRWGAGFGVVTGLLLAVVAPWAGALFTPDPQVQSALTVALWVLAAGQPIAGYVFVLDGVLIGAGDARYLALAGLVNIAVYVPLLAWVAISGATGAAGLGWLWAAFGVGYMAARALTLGVRARSDRWMVLGSA is encoded by the coding sequence GTGCCCCAACAACCTGCCCTTGCCGCCGCGGCCGGCACCCGCGCCCCTGCCCGCGAGATTCTCCGCCTCGCAGTCCCTGCGTTCGGGGCGCTGGTGGCTGAACCCCTTTTCCTGCTGGCTGACTCCGCCATCGTGGGGCATCTCGGCGTCGCCCAGCTCGCGGGTGTGGGGCTGGCGTCAGCCGTGCTGCAGACCGCCGTCGGACTGATGGTCTTCCTGGCCTACTCCACGACGCCCGCCGTGGCGCGCGCCATCGGCGAAGGGCAGCTGGGCAAGGCGCTGGCGGCAGGGCGCGACGGCGTGTGGCTGGCAGCCCTCCTCGGCGTACTGTTGGCGGTGGCCGGGTTCGCCGCGGCCGAACCGCTCATCGACCTGTTGGGCGCGGAAGGCAGTGCCCGTACGTTTGCCATCGACTATTTCCGCTGGTCCATGCCGGGCCTGGTGGCGATGCTGCTGATCTTCGCCGGCACCGGTGTGCTGCGCGGGCTGCAGGACACCCGGACCCCGCTGGTGGTGGCGACGGCCGGATTCGGTGTGAACATTGTGCTGAACTTGTGGCTGGTCTATGGCCTGGGCTTGTCCGTGGTAAGCTCGGCGATCGGCACCAGCGTCGCCCAATGGGCCATGGCTGCGGTCTATGTGGTGATGGTGCGCCGGAACGCCGTACGCCACGGCGTAAGCCTGCTGCCCAGCTGGCGGGGGATCCGCAGCATGACCCGCGTCGGATCCTGGCTCATGCTGCGCACGCTCAGCCTGCGGGCAGCCATCCTGGCCACGGTGCTGGTGGTGACGGCCCAGGGTGAGGTCAACCTCGCCGCCCACCAGCTGGCCATGACCATTTTTTCCTTCCTGGCGTTCGCCCTGGATGCCCTGGCCATCGCCGCGCAGGCGCTCATCGGGAAGGAGTTGGGCGCTTCGAATGCCGGCAGGGCCAGGCTCCTGACCGGCACCATGATCAGATGGGGCGCGGGGTTCGGCGTGGTGACGGGCCTGCTGCTGGCCGTGGTTGCCCCTTGGGCGGGGGCCCTGTTCACCCCGGATCCCCAGGTGCAGTCGGCGCTCACGGTCGCCCTCTGGGTCCTGGCTGCCGGGCAGCCCATCGCCGGCTACGTCTTCGTCCTGGACGGGGTGCTGATCGGCGCGGGGGACGCCCGGTACCTCGCCCTTGCCGGGCTGGTGAACATCGCCGTCTACGTGCCGCTGCTGGCCTGGGTGGCAATCTCTGGTGCCACCGGCGCCGCAGGGCTGGGCTGGCTGTGGGCCGCTTTTGGCGTGGGATACATGGCCGCGCGGGCACTCACGCTGGGCGTGCGCGCCCGATCCGACCGCTGGATGGTCCTGGGGTCCGCCTGA
- a CDS encoding DoxX family protein, whose product MNKQALTTTALAALRIILGFLFAAHGWQKFNEWTIAGTQASFAKMGVPAADVMAPAIAVLELAGGIALILGILTRVVAALLVLDMLGALFLVHAPAGVFAANGGYELVLLLAAASFALALTGVVRLSLDRALFGRRPESRLAVLA is encoded by the coding sequence ATGAACAAGCAAGCACTGACCACGACCGCCCTTGCCGCCCTCCGCATCATCCTTGGCTTCCTCTTCGCAGCCCACGGCTGGCAGAAGTTCAATGAATGGACCATCGCCGGCACCCAGGCTTCCTTCGCCAAGATGGGCGTTCCGGCCGCCGACGTCATGGCCCCCGCCATTGCGGTCCTGGAACTTGCCGGCGGTATTGCCCTGATCCTGGGGATCCTCACCCGCGTGGTGGCCGCCCTCCTCGTCCTGGACATGCTGGGCGCCCTGTTCCTGGTGCACGCGCCTGCCGGCGTGTTCGCGGCAAACGGAGGCTACGAACTCGTGCTGCTGCTGGCCGCGGCATCCTTCGCCCTGGCCCTCACCGGAGTAGTCCGGCTCTCCCTGGACCGCGCCCTCTTCGGCCGCCGCCCGGAGTCCCGCCTGGCGGTCCTCGCCTAG